A genomic region of Aspergillus oryzae RIB40 DNA, chromosome 1 contains the following coding sequences:
- a CDS encoding cupin domain-containing protein (gentisate 1,2-dioxygenase), protein MVPSMDNTLAQSTDSAAQLLRDLEDSKTMPLWTQMTRLNPPEPNPTAVPFVWKYDNIRPNLLRAGHLVTEKQAERRVLMLVNPARDAPYTTDTLYAGLQLVMPNETAPAHRHTAFAMRYIIEGNGGFTAVHGRRIRMQKGDVILTPVWNYHDHGKDGSGPMIWLDGLDLPNFRHFPVHFVEHFSKPRYPAEDVDTSASPIVFPWNQMKERLDETEGNWATQRYLKADERLDAATSSPRRQDTLSAVYHVITGEGHSEVGGQTLEWKAGDTFCVPSWYPYQHFADAGETVYLYRFDDKPMITALGFYRSVADDTETLISD, encoded by the exons ATGGTTCCTTCCATGGATAACACACTTGCCCAGAGTACAGACAGCGCGGCTCAACTGCTGCGGGATCTAGAGGATAGCAAAACCATGCCCCTGTGGACCCAGATGACAAGGCTGAACCCCCCGGAGCCCAATCCCACCGCCGTGCCCTTTGTGTGGAAGTATGACAACATTCGCCCGAACTTGCTGCGTGCTGGTCACCTGGTCACTGAAAAGCAAGCAGAGAGGAGAGTCCTGATGTTGGTGAATCCTGCTCGAG ATGCTCCCTACACCACCGATACACTCTACGCCGGCCTGCAACTGGTTATGCCGAATGAGACCGCTCCAGCCCACCGACACACGGCCTTTGCGATGCGCTATATCATTGAAGGCAACGGGGGCTTCACGGCGGTGCATGGCAGACGCATTCGCATGCAGAAGGGCGATGTTATCCTGACACCCGTTTGGAACTACCATGATCATGGCAAGGATGGCAGTGGCCCAATGATATGGCTAGACGGCCTGGATCTACCCAACTTCCGACACTTCCCGGTCCATTTTGTAGAGCACTTCAGCAAGCCCCGCTACCCGGCGGAGGATGTCGATACGTCTGCGTCCCCCATCGTTTTCCCCTGGAACCAAATGAAGGAGAGGTTGGACGAGACGGAGGGCAATTGGGCTACACAGCGCTATCTGAAAGCTGATG AAAGGCTGGATGCGGCCACCTCGTCTCCACGCCGGCAAGACACCCTGTCAGCCGTTTATCATGTCATTACCGGCGAGGGTCACTCAGAGGTGGGCGGCCAGACGTTGGAGTGGAAGGCGGGAGACACCTTCTGTGTACCCTCCTGGTACCCCTACCAGCATTTTGCTGATGCGGGAGAGACGGTGTATCTCTACCGCTTCGACGACAAGCCGATGATCACGGCACTGGGATTTTATCGGTCGGTAGCGGATGATACCGAGACATTGATCTCGGACTGA
- a CDS encoding lysoplasmalogenase (predicted protein), whose protein sequence is MSTNLSIPPPPAVYLLIGSLPLLVISESVSRSHTGTALFKMLSSVAFLSGPLFLTSGEWTSTRSLITAGLLFSLAGDFFLIPSRSEFHNANSNPQQEKKISISFQLGVIAFAAAHIAYILAFFQDNETISWGTFATTFLVTMAVAKWLGVIYPPPHSSARSNVLDLDLPADMKPLVLVYATIISVMFATAASTTPVDVSSRWQYQRVFGAAMFVASDVYVAKDAFKKSPGSRGWVQSTFGYGLYFWGQMVIAGLV, encoded by the coding sequence ATGTCGACAAATCTGtcaattcctcctccaccggcAGTGTACCTTCTCATAGGGTCCCTCCCATTGCTGGTCATTTCGGAGTCCGTATCCCGATCCCACACAGGGACGGCTCTATTCAAGATGCTCTCTTCGGTCGCTTTCCTCAGCGGGCCACTCTTTTTAACCTCAGGAGAGTGGACTTCCACTCGTTCTCTCATCACGGCCggccttcttttctccctcgcCGGAGACTTCTTCTTAATCCCCTCGCGAAGCGAATTCCACAATGCGAACTCCAACCCccaacaggaaaagaaaatctccATTTCCTTCCAGCTGGGCGTCATCGCCTTCGCAGCAGCTCATATCGCCTATATCCTGGCCTTCTTCCAGGATAACGAGACCATCTCGTGGGGAACCTTCGCGACAACATTCCTCGTAACAATGGCGGTCGCAAAATGGCTTGGCGTAATCTATCCACCACCGCATTCCTCGGCTCGAAGTAATGTGCTCGATCTCGATCTTCCTGCGGATATGAAACCGTTGGTCCTGGTATATGCTACCATCATCAGCGTGATGTTTGCTACTGCAGCTTCGACAACTCCGGTAGATGTTTCGTCCCGCTGGCAGTATCAGCGAGTGTTTGGTGCGGCAATGTTCGTTGCTAGCGACGTTTACGTTGCGAAGGATGCGTTCAAGAAATCACCTGGAAGCCGGGGTTGGGTTCAGAGTACTTTTGGGTATGGGTTGTATTTTTGGGGGCAGATGGTTATCGCGGGGTTGGTGTAG
- a CDS encoding putative aldehyde dehydrogenase (NAD-dependent aldehyde dehydrogenases) → MSTIPLIIDGEDVLLPHDRHGTVANAYAEGPTLYQGATKELALQAAQSSAQAFAAWSKTTPIERRTLLFKLAEVLRSRAEEIKRVCDQEISCGPLWAEIITDGAIGMIEEYGALTTSIATGSLPFIQNGYGLVLKEPLGVVLGIAPWNAPIILGLRAVVAPIAAGNVAILKASRSLTTTDRRGIIDLLTGLASPPGVLNFLLHRPEDAPEIFDVLINHPDIKKCNFTGSTHVGRIIASQAALALKPVLLELGGKNFTVVLDDADLDLAAQEITKGAFLNNGQICMSTDKVLVTTAVAPALEAKILAILRSINTTSVLISPSAKAKVESLVSDARDKGAQIHTSPTTVNHDVSNRNYPPTVVTGLTPEMKLFEIETFGPVVGIVVVETEEQMTAIIQAANYGLSSSIISRNHHRALKLAGAIQAGAVHINSMTVHDEPTLPHGGYGDSGWGRFGARWGLEEFVQTKVVTLHQ, encoded by the exons ATGTCGACCATTCCCCTTAttattgatggagaggatgtCCTATTGCCTCACGATAGGCACGGCACCGTTGCCAATGCATATGCAGAGGGCCCCACTCTCTATCAAGGCGCAACAAAAGAACTAGCCTTACAAGCCGCACAGTCCAGCGCCCAGGCGTTTGCTGCATGGTCAAAGACGACCCCAATAGAGCGCCGGACTTTGCTCTTCAAGTTGGCCGAG GTTTTGCGCAGCAGAGCCGAGGAAATCAAGCGGGTGTGTGATCAAGAGATCAGTTGCGGACCCCTATGGGCAGAAATCATTACCGATGGCGCTATCGGTATGATCGAGGAGTATGGCGCTCTTACCACTAGTATCGCCACGGGCTCACTACCATTTATCCAGAACGGCTATGGCTTAGTCCTCAAAGAACCGCTCGGAGTAGTTCTTGGAATTGCTCCCTGGAACGCCCCAATAATCTTGGGTCTCCGTGCTGTAGTGGCTCCTATTGCTGCCGGCAATGTTGCGATCCTGAAGGCAAGTCGCTCACTGACTACTACTGATAGACGCGGGATCATCGATTTACTTACTGGT CTGGCTTCCCCCCCCGGCGTTCTGAACTTCCTTCTACATCGACCGGAGGATGCGCCGGAGATCTTCGACGTACTTATAAACCACCCCGATATCAAAAAATGCAACTTTACTGGCTCAACTCACGTCGGACGTATCATCGCCTCGCAAGCTGCCCTTGCCCTTAAGCCCGTTTTGTTGGAACTCGGTGGCAAGAACTTCACGGTGGTCCTCGATGATGCGGACTTAGATCTCGCAGCCCAAGAGATCACCAAAGGTGCCTTTCTCAAT AACGGCCAAATCTGCATGTCCACCGACAAGGTCCTAGTTACAACCGCCGTGGCTCCGGCTCTCGAAGCAAAGATTCTAGCTATCCTCCGCAGTATCAATACTACCTCGGTGCTCATCTCACCGTCTGCTAAGGCCAAAGTGGAGTCGCTCGTGTCTGATGCGCGCGACAAGGGCGCCCAGATTCATACGTCTCCCACCACAGTTAATCACGACGTCTCAAATCGAAATTATCCCCCGACCGTGGTGACAGGGTTGACGCCCGAGATGAAGCTTTTTGAAATTGAAACTTTCGGTCCGGTGGTCGGCATTGTAGTGGTGGAGACAGAAGAACAGATGACTGCTATCATACAGGCGGCTAATTATGGATTGTCAAGCTCAATAATTTCCCGGAATCATCACCGCGCCCTTAAGCTGGCCGGTGCTATTCAGGCAGGTGCAGTCCACATTAATTCTATGACGGTGCATGACGAACCGACTCTACCTCACGGAGGGTATGGGGATAGTGGTTGGGGTCGGTTTGGCGCTCGctgggggttggaggagttTGTCCAAACTAAAGTCGTGACTCTGCATCAGTAG
- a CDS encoding fungal specific transcription factor domain-containing protein (predicted protein), which translates to MDKIAYDGGFVSATRPPSPVSGRTPTAVHAGLATDPLLPSSEETLQLIRRYFYDTGLLFPYIHPPTFFETYHQFKNNAKKVRRTWLGLLNIMLAMAKVTAVSTHAPAETRITESTRYYRQALNLCRGEILRGTTLEVVQYLLLMGQYLQGTQKSVQAWTVHGLAVKAALQLGLHSKDASQAFPPLEREIRKRAWFACVVLDRYTTLYKLSIVVPD; encoded by the exons ATGGATAAAATTGCCTATGATGGCGGTTTCGTCAGCGCCACCCGGCCTCCATCGCCAGTATCTGGCCGCACGCCCACGGCTGTCCATGCTGGGCTCGCGACGGATCCTCTCTTGCCGTCATCCGAAGAGACATTGCAATTGATTCGCCGGTACTTTTACGATACGGGTTTGCTGTTCCCTTACATCCACCCTCCGACCTTCTTCGAGACATATCACCAATTCAaaaacaatgccaagaaagTACGCCGGACCTGGCTAGGCTTGCTGAACATCATGCTAGCCATGGCCAAAGTTACCGCCGTATCCACCCATGCCCCGGCTGAAACGCGAATCACAGAGTCCACCCGCTACTATCGACAGGCTCTTAATTTGTGCCGGGGCGAGATTCTGCGAGGGACGACTTTAGAGGTCG TGCAGTATCTCCTGCTCATGGGCCAGTATCTCCAGGGGACGCAGAAATCCGTCCAGGCGTGGACCGTACACGGACTCGCCGTCAAGGCCGCGTTGCAGCTCGGACTACATTCGAAAGATGCCTCCCAGGCGTTCCCGCCTCTCGAGCGCGAGATACGAAAAAGGGCGTGGTTTGCCTGTGTCGTATTAGATCGGTACACGACCCTCTATAAATTGTCGATTGTAGTTCCCGACTGA
- a CDS encoding fumarylacetoacetate hydrolase family protein (2-keto-4-pentenoate hydratase/2-oxohepta-3-ene-1,7-dioic acid hydratase (catechol pathway)), with product MHLPWKRLIRFRALDGRILRGEPILPAENKIDLGLITEADQLQARVIQGQDIYDITGETIVTDEVVIVKQILSPLAPGDVPILRCVGLNYAKHIKEAGRKPPPFPFIFFKPNTCVHDHGKPVVIPRIAQNDQADYEGELCLIIGKDAKDVSPEHALEYVAAYTAGNDISSRKLQRDPAYAGVVPQWGFSKGFDTFAPLGPVLVAASEIPDPSQLHLKTIVDGEVRQDETVGDLLFDCKYLISYLSQGTTLQKGSVIMTGTPGGLGVGAGFKPPKWLVPGTQMDVQISQIGTLRNNVVYV from the exons ATGCATCTTCCTTGGAAACGCTTGATCCGCTTTCGCGCCCTCGATGGCCGCATCTTGCGCGGCGAACCCATCCTGCCCGCAGAGAACAAGATCGATCTCGGGCTGATCACCGAAGCCGATCAGCTGCAAGCCCGCGTCATCCAGGGCCAGGATATATACGATATAACGGGCGAAACCATCGTAACGGACGAGGTTGTGATCGTGAAGCAGATCCTCTCCCCGCTGGCCCCCGGCGACGTACCCATTTTACGTTGCGTGGGCCTCAACTACGCTAAGCATA TCAAGGAAGCCGGACGCAAACCGCCACCATTccccttcatcttcttcaagcccAATACCTGTGTGCATGACCACGGCAAGCCCGTCGTGATCCCGCGGATCGCACAGAACGACCAAGCGGACTATGAGGGCGAATTG TGTCTCATCATTGGGAAGGACGCTAAGGATGTCTCCCCAGAGCACGCCCTCGAGTATGTGGCGGCGTATACGGCTGGCAACGACATCTCCTCCCGTAAGTTGCAGCGTGATCCCGCCTACGCCGGTGTCGTCCCGCAATGGGGCTTTTCCAAGGGCTTCGACACCTTTGCGCCCCTGGGTCCTGTGCTAGTCGCGGCATCAGAGATCCCCGATCCGTCGCAGTTGCATCTGAAGACTATTGTCGATGGCGAGGTGCGGCAGGATGAGACGGTGGGTGATCTGCTATTCGACTGCAAATACTTGATCTCCTATCTGTCACAGGGCACGACGTTGCAAAAGGGCAGTGTTATAATGACGGGAACACCAGGAG GACTAGGTGTGGGCGCCGGTTTTAAACCCCCGAAGTGGCTGGTTCCGGGAACTCAGATGGACGTGCAAATCTCGCAGATCGGGACCTTGCGAAACAATGTTGTTTATGTGTAG
- a CDS encoding fungal specific transcription factor domain-containing protein (predicted protein): MGRVLSIENQLLSWVMALPNNLRQLSLQDLREEVGQSDSQPRLFPLKFRVILTLRYLHIQILLHRPILVKFLDASHASGLEPGEERVLNEIGYSSMKKCVESAMGIIDMIHELVCATGWQRDLLGAWWYSLYYSKLPSLAFLWICEYLITLSPGIAFNAALVIIGATWVQRTRQSVRDFPSHQLANIELYPGRAVATLRQLDMGNRMVDRCRYYLEQLISILHLEPENSTDTAPIDLGLAAMGSSTTDGSGIGTLVGCAIIDHT, translated from the exons ATGGGCCGAGTGCTGTCGATCGAGAACCAGCTGCTCTCGTGGGTTATGGCGCTTCCGAACAACCTTCGTCAATTATCGTTGCAAGACTTACGCGAGGAAGTTGGGCAATCGGACTCCCAGCCGCGGCTGTTTCCCCTGAAGTTTCGGGTAATCCTCACACTGCGATATCTCCACATCCAGATCTTGCTGCATCGGCCCATTCTAGTCAAATTTCTTGATGCTAGCCACGCGTCCGGTCTGGAACCCGGCGAAGAGCGGGTTTTAAATGAAATTGGCTATAGTAGCATGAAGAAGTGCGTCGAATCGGCCATGGGTATTATCGACATGATCCACGAGCTAGTCTGTGCGACAGGGTGGCAGCGCGATCTTCTTGGGGCGTGGTGGTACTCTCTTTATTACAGTAAGTTGCCCTCCTTGGCTTTCCTTTGGATTTGCGAGTATCTCATCACTTTGTCTCCCGGGATAGCCTTCAATGCGGCACTGGTCATTATCGGGGCCACCTGGGTACAGCGCACAAGGCAGTCGGTCCGAGATTTCCCGTCACATCAGCTTGCCAACATCGAGCTCTATCCTGGTCGCGCCGTCGCAACTCTGCGTCAACTGGATATGGGTAATCGGATGGTGGATCGCTGCAGGTACTACCTTGAGCAGCTGATATCCATCCTCCATTTAGAGC CGGAGAATTCAACCGACACGGCCCCCATTGACCTTGGCCTGGCCGCCATGGGCAGCTCCACCACGGACG GGTCCGGCATTGGAACGTTGGTAGGCTGCGCCATCATCGACCACACCTGA
- a CDS encoding carotenoid oxygenase family protein (lignostilbene-alpha,beta-dioxygenase and related enzymes) — MSDIRVCFPDRPQFSGFMKPCRVEGDVSQLEVYGEIPKEIDGVFYRVMPDPQLPPFIDNDPWFNGDGNVSAFRIKDGRASFRQRYVRTEKFVREREAQRALIGKYRNKFTDAVEFKVRSTANTNVVYFNGQLLALKEDSPPYAMDPVTLETKGLYDFEGQLPSLTFTAHPKFDPVTGEMVCFGYEARGDGTPDVCYYSVSPTGKFTEVVWLVAPVVAMIHDFAVTDNWVSEPVPRSVCDIQRMKQGGEHWQWSPETPLYLGSCPSNVMQWFQYKNSFPGHTANAYEDEQGHLVIDLGLSEKNVFFWWPDAQGSAPEPSSIVSQLVRFTIDPQSEKRALSKPEILQHGNSEFYRIDDRFATCPYRHCYFDLMDPQLGTDLERIGPKLGGGFPLYNAVAHFDNVTGETEVYFPGDVHLVQEPVFLPRKDSTTEGDGYILVLVNNYETMASELHLLDTRDFTRAQARILLPVRLRQGLHGSWVDGGDLNPRTA; from the exons ATGTCGGACATTAGAGTGTGCTTTCCTGATCGCCCCCAGTTCTCAGGGTTCATGAAGCCCTGTCGCGTGGAAGGAGATGTATCTCAATTGGAGGTTTACGGCGAGATCCCCAAGGAGATTGATGGAGTCTTCTATCGGGTAATGCCTGATCCTCAACTCCCCCCTTTCATTGACAATGATCCA TGGTTCAACGGAGATGGAAATGTCAGTGCCTTCCGCATCAAAGACGGCCGTGCGTCATTCCGGCAACGATACGTGAGAACTGAGAAGTTTGTGCGAGAGCGCGAGGCTCAACGCGCATTGATCG GCAAATACAGAAACAAGTTTACCGACGCGGTGGAGTTCAAAGTCCGCAGCACGGCCAACACTAATGTGGTCTACTTCAACGGGCAACTACTGGCTCTAAAAGAGGATTCTCCCCCTTACGCGATGGACCCTGTGACATTGGAGACCAAGGGGCTGTATGACTTCGAGGGCCAGCTGCCCAGCCTCACCTTCACTGCGCATCCAAAGTTTGACCCGGTCACCGGTGAGATGGTCTGTTTTGGATACGAAGCGCGGGGCGATGGCACCCCCGACGTGTGCTATTACAGCGTTTCACCGACTGGCAAGTTCACGGAGGTGGTCTGGCTGGTCGCGCCGGTGGTGGCAATGATTCATGACTTTGCCGTGACGGATAACTGGGTCAGTGAGCCTGTTCCTCGAAGC GTCTGTGATATTCAACGCATGAAACAAGGAGGCGAGCACTGGCAGTGGAGCCCCGAGACACCACTTTATTTGGGATCATGCCCC TCTAATGTAATGCAGTGGTTCCAATATAAGAACTCCTTCCCCGGCCACACAGCCAACGCCTACGAGGATGAGCAAGGCCACCTGGTGATCGATTTGGGCTTGAGTGAGAAGAATGTGTTCTTCTGGTGGCCGGATGCCCAGGGAAGTGCACCGGAGCCCAGTTCGATTGTCTCCCAGCTGGTTCGGTTTACCATCGATCCCCAGTCCGAGAAGCGGGCCCTCTCGAAACCCGAAATTTTGCAGCACGGCAACTCAGAGTTCTACCGAATTGATGACCGGTTTGCTACCTGTCCCTATCGCCATTGCTACTTCGACCTGATGGACCCGCAGCTAGGTACCGATCTCGAACGGATTGGGCCTAAGTTGGGAGGTGGGTTCCCGTTATATAACGCCGTGGCCCACTTTGACAACGTCACGGGGGAGACAGAAGTCTACTTCCCAGGAGACGTCCATCTGGTCCAGGAGCCAGTATTTCTCCCGCGGAAGGACTCGACTACAGAGGGGGATGGGTATATTCTGGTACTGGTCAACAACTATGAGACGATGGCAAGCGAGCTACATCTACTGGACACGCGAGACTTCACTCGCGCGCAGGCCAGGATCCTGCTTCCGGTCCGCTTGCGCCAGGGTCTACATGGAAGCTGGgtggatggaggagatctcAACCCACGGACAGCCTAA
- a CDS encoding uncharacterized protein (vesicular amine transporter), producing the protein MASEKQLPWGYRWRSSRTFIISTIIIAFASPETFLYGFVVPILSFMLESRLKMDPSKTQRMTTAVLTVHGFVSLIFAPVIAHFADKTPNRKAPLLIALAGCVAGTLLVASTFSIEALFVGRILQAVAGSATWIIGFATLTDNVDLDHMGKAMGTAMAFVTAGQLSGPIVAGALLEWVGYWPTWSAPLLVLCLDIIARRLMIERRELPLDDRPRSPKLAAPHDPEESERAPLLPSTPTNESPDYNAVPTEAEQVGPSRSFYRIMIGDIGVVASVANTLIFATLISAFDATLPLHLRDTFHWNTLSVGMIFLSLQVPSMCLGPLVGWLRDRAGARWPVTIGWALSAPLLWLLGVPGEKMFPWASPETNGEAIFITGLVTIGIVFTLIRGAGTMQLVAATKAMEAKDPKIFGEFGGSSRVSSLAEVAFSLGSMLGPLISGTLSEMVGYFYMNLVMGAICLPVALSCFLFFTV; encoded by the exons ATGGCGAGCGAAAAGCAGCTGCCTTGGGGTTACCGATGGCGCTCATCCCGAACCTTCATCATCTCGACGATTATCATCGCCTT CGCTTCACCAGAAACCTTCCTGTATGGCTTCGTGGTTCCGATCTTGAGCTTTATGCTCGAATCTCGTCTTAAAATGGATCCATCCAAGACCCAGCGGATGACCACCGCCGTCCTGACCGTGCATGGCTTCGTGTCTCTGATCTTCGCGCCCGTCATTGCCCATTTTGCGGATAAGACGCCCAACCGCAAGGCCCCGCTCCTGATCGCTCTTGCAGGATGCGTCGCAGGTACTCTTTTAGTAGCCTCCACTTTTTCCA TTGAGGCGCTTTTTGTCGGTCGGATCCTGCAAGCAGTGGCCGGCAGCGCCACGTGGATTATAGGGTTTGCCACCTTGACTGACAATGTCGATCTGGACCATATGGGCAAAGCCATGGGAACGGCCATGGCTTTTGTGACAGCCGGCCAGCTCAGTGGTCCTATCGTCGCGGGTGCGCTGCTGGAGTGGGTGGGATACTGGCCGACTTGGAGCGCTCCTCTGCTAGTGCTCTGCCTGGATATCATCGCACGTCGACTGATGATCGAAAGGCGAGAATTACCGCTTGATGACCGACCCCGTTCCCCAAAGCTGGCCGCTCCTCACGACCCAGAAGAGAGCGAAAGGGCACCGCTGCTTCCATCAACCCCTACCAACGAGTCCCCAGACTATAATGCGGTCCCCACGGAGGCTGAGCAGGTTGGACCATCTCGCTCTTTTTACCGCATCATGATAGGTGATATTGGCGTTGTAGCCAGCGTTGCAAACACGCTTATTTTTGCAACTCTCATCTCCGCTTTCGATGCCACCCTCCCCCTTCATCTGCGCGACACTTTTCACTGGAATACCCTCTCCGTGGGcatgattttcctttctctccaggTTCCCTCTATGTGTCTTGGCCCTTTGGTCGGGTGGCTTCGCGATCGCGCTGGTGCCCGCTGGCCGGTGACGATCGGCTGGGCGCTGTCGGCCCCATTGCTGTGGCTTTTAGGTGTTCCTGGCGAGAAGATGTTTCCGTGGGCCAGCCCGGAGACCAATGGCGAAGCGATCTTCATCACTGGTCTGGTCACTATTGGTATTGTTTTCACCTTGATTCGCGGTGCGGGCACAATGCAGTTGGTTG CTGCTACTAAGGCCATGGAAGCAAAGGATCCCAAAATCTTCGGTGAATTCGGCGGTAGTTCCCGAGTCTCTTCGCTGGCCGAAGTGGCTTTCAGTCTCGGTTCCATGCTAGGCCCGCTAATTTCAGGCACTTTATCTGAAATGGTCGGTTATTTCTATATGAATCTGGTTATGG GTGCAATTTGTCTGCCGGTGGCGTTATCGTGTTTCCTGTTCTTTACAGTTTAG
- a CDS encoding putative salicylate hydroxylase (2-polyprenyl-6-methoxyphenol hydroxylase and related FAD-dependent oxidoreductases), translating to MPTYPSNCLQFAKTLDGTLPTLPNPTSGPPALNILVVGAGLGGLVTAIALTQAGHKVTIYEQTAVLGEVGAGIQIPSNSARILFKLGLESYLKPYVTTPESISFRRWQNGKVIGKTRLIPDFIDNFHAPYYVIHRADFHSALCQKAEDMGIEIRLGARVVDYDSVLGSITLHDGTRHTGDLVVAVDGIKSVARNIILDGKRMPFQKPGFAAYRAVVDVNRMRNDPEVSWILERPALNIWIGDSRHVMTYTIGAGRAFNMVLSHPDTSDPATWDAQTALQAMKTEFQGWDSVLTKIIGMVEKTIKWPLMSGSLLTRWTRGKLVILGDAAHAMLPYMSQGAAMAVEDGVALARSLSYMQSQEQLTEALTIFEKVRILRAGQMQEASLLNGQLWHFADGPLQEARDAAMAPEVEGLSFSHSPNQWSDPATQMWCYGYEAEREIDQAWAEREGSRKK from the exons ATGCCGACCTACCCCAGTAACTGCCTCCAGTTTGCGAAGACCCTGGATGGCACCCTTCCCACTCTTCCCAACCCTACCTCTGGGCCGCCAGCATTGAATATCCTTGTTGTCGGGGCGGGTCTCGGAGGGCTGGTCACAGCTATCGCTCTCACCCAGGCTGGCCACAAGGTCACCATTTACGAGCAGACAGCAGTACTCGGGGAAGTGGGTGCGGGAATTCAAATCCCATCCAACTCAGCGCGTATCTTATTCAAACTCGGGCTAGAGTCTTACCTTAAGCCTTACGTCACCACGCCAGAGTCTATCTCCTTTCGTCGGTGGCAGAATGGAAAGGTTATAGGAAAGACTAGACTGATTCCGGACTTTATTGACAATTTCCACGCGCCCTACTATGTGATTCATAGGGCCGACTTTCATTCGGCACTGTGCCAGAAAGCTGAGGACATGGGTATTGAGATCAGGCTGGGAGCGAGAGTTGTCGATTACGATTCAGTGCTGGGCAGCATCACACTGCATGATGGCACAAGACATACCGGAGACCTTGTCGTCGCGGTGGACG GTATCAAGTCAGTGGCTCGGAATATAATCCTTGATGGTAAGAGGATGCCTTTCCAAAAGCCCGGCTTCGCTGCGTATCGGGCCGTCGTGGACGTAAACCGGATGCGAAATGACCCCGAAGTATCATGGATTCTGGAACGGCCTGCACTCAATATTTG GATCGGCGACTCCAGACATGTTATGACATATACGATTGGCGCGGGCAGAGCCTTCAACATGGTTCTCTCACACCCAGATACCTCCGACCCAGCCACGTGGGACGCCCAGACAGCCTTACAGGCCATGAAAACTGAGTTCCAGGGATGGGACTCTGT GCTTACCAAGATCATTGGTATGGTGGAGAAGACGATTAAATGGCCCTTAATGAGTGGTTCCTTGCTTACTCGCTGGACGAGGGGTAAGTTGGTCATTCTGGGCGATGCGGCTCATGCAATGCTGCCGTACATGTCGCAGG GTGCAGCAATGGCCGTAGAAGACGGCGTGGCCTTGGCTCGCTCCTTATCCTACATGCAGTCCCAGGAGCAGCTAACCGAGGCATTGACCATCTTCGAGAAAGTGCGGATCCTACGGGCGGGCCAGATGCAGGAGGCCAGCCTGCTGAACGGCCAGCTGTGGCACTTTGCAGACGGGCCCCTGCAGGAGGCGCGCGATGCGGCCATGGCGCCAGAAGTGGAGGGTCTTTCCTTCAGCCATAGCCCAAATCAATGGAGTGATCCGGCTACCCAGATGTGGTGTTATGGCTACGAGGCTGAGCGCGAGATTGACCAAGCATGGGCAGAGAGGGAGGGGTCGCGGAAGAAGTAG